A genomic region of Pseudomonas frederiksbergensis contains the following coding sequences:
- a CDS encoding exodeoxyribonuclease VII small subunit produces the protein MARKKAALDFEQSLADLQTLVERLENGELSLEDSLTAFEQGIGLTRDCQAALAQAEQKVQVLLERDGELTEAPFDAEQPE, from the coding sequence ATGGCCCGCAAAAAAGCTGCACTGGATTTCGAACAATCCCTCGCTGACCTGCAAACGCTGGTTGAACGCCTGGAGAACGGCGAGCTGTCGCTGGAAGACTCGTTGACGGCTTTCGAGCAAGGCATCGGTCTGACCCGTGATTGCCAGGCTGCGCTGGCGCAGGCCGAGCAGAAGGTTCAGGTGCTGCTTGAGCGCGATGGCGAGCTGACCGAGGCTCCCTTTGACGCGGAACAGCCAGAATGA